In Acidobacteriota bacterium, a genomic segment contains:
- a CDS encoding caspase family protein — MIHLARSRFLSLPMLALLVINSIAALTLSASQESKPKDDRGLGVRPNPANATPNQTKSGAGKPEILLQAGITSPQTQLSFSPDGRLLASMGMIGNAIKLWEVASGRLLRHLDSGIPSMGANSLTRPFKFSVDGRTLTAIADGKVRRWEVETGRELASTNIPTAKDFFAALLSEDGRILAAANPDGSAVRLWDTTAGRELQPVTFDKEDRIEAQNGIALSPNGSLLAVLSETMKVSRKGAAETTLQITLREVASGRKAQTLKVSSGPTQFGVSPGSSATLAFSSDGAWLAIRDEASMKIWDVAAGRELKSFAAPKMLANQSDSSMIMFAGKFLFSPDRHSLSVVSESNKINLVDASSGATLHTLAGHSGTIISVGFSADSKLIASSGTDNQIKLWDAATGREVRTLSGSAMPVSDLAFSPDGKSLSLAGHQAVSSWELTTGGVRRAVALPDDYARHRQTGMQERGCLLSRDGKFVIAGSSSQPLAKVWEVATGRELPNVSLTQGKQLGNAAFNRDGSVVALVERDIQKPGAPGPQASQQSSPQAPVNMPAQPIVMPDMSKIMEQMQKDPKKMQEMMKKAEEAMKKGDMSASMSVLDSLGVTAPITKAANKSSTNLRLLDVATGRQLQAIPLARSGLLNQMMGGFEAISGSILSFSPDGRIVASASGFDSPITLREVSTGQELRTLKSTFSMMVFSLAWSADGRRLASAHSGSKRNLAAANAADTFSFDDLTFSIKVWDTQTGSELNSLAGHNNFVNGLAFSPDGRMLASGGFDSTIKLWDLSSGRELRTLAGHGGSIVAVDFSSDGRFVVSGSDDGSARLWNTQTGALVATMVSLNKGDDWLVVTPDGLFDGSPGGWNQILWRFSPNTFDVSPVEIFFTEYYYPGLLPDILAGKKIAAAADISQKDRRQPKLSLALADPQNAASVSTRTLKIKIDVGEAPAGARDVRLFRNGSLVKLWRGDVLKGQPNATLETTISVVAGPNQLTAYAFNRDNVKSPDAALAVNGADSLRRASTLHVLAVGVNQYANSDYNLKYAAADARAFTEEVERQQRKLGGYGQIEVTTLLDRDATKANLLYALKRLAGSPDAKPPSGAPAALEKIKAAEPEDAVVVFYAGHGTAQEQRFYLIPHDLGYAGARTEIDEAGLKTILSHSVSDLELEQACEGIDAGNLLMVIDACNSGQALEAEEKRRGPMNSKGLAQLAYEKGMYILTAAQSYQAAMEAEQLGHGYLTYALVEEGLKSAAADGEPKDGQVMLREWLDYATDRVPRMQEAKMKEGRGLKHKVAFVEGEEKVEDVDKRSVQRPRVFYRRERETQQMIVAKP; from the coding sequence ATGATTCATCTCGCTCGATCTCGTTTCTTGAGCTTGCCGATGCTTGCTCTTCTGGTAATCAATTCGATCGCCGCTTTGACTCTCTCAGCCTCCCAGGAGTCGAAGCCCAAAGACGACCGAGGCCTCGGCGTTCGTCCGAACCCGGCAAATGCCACGCCGAATCAAACAAAATCGGGCGCGGGCAAACCGGAGATCTTGCTACAGGCGGGGATCACGTCTCCGCAAACTCAACTCAGTTTCAGTCCCGATGGCCGATTGCTCGCCTCGATGGGAATGATCGGCAATGCGATCAAGTTGTGGGAGGTCGCTTCAGGCCGGTTGTTGCGCCACCTCGACAGCGGCATTCCATCCATGGGCGCCAACTCATTGACGCGGCCTTTCAAGTTCAGCGTAGACGGGCGCACGCTGACCGCGATTGCTGACGGCAAAGTCAGGCGATGGGAGGTCGAGACAGGCCGCGAGCTAGCCAGCACGAACATACCGACGGCCAAAGATTTCTTCGCGGCTCTCCTTAGTGAAGATGGGCGTATCCTGGCCGCAGCGAACCCGGACGGTTCGGCGGTGCGGCTCTGGGATACTACCGCCGGCCGGGAACTGCAACCGGTCACCTTCGACAAGGAGGACCGCATCGAGGCGCAGAATGGGATTGCGCTGAGTCCTAACGGGAGCTTGTTGGCGGTGCTGTCCGAAACCATGAAGGTCTCGCGTAAAGGCGCCGCCGAAACAACGCTACAGATTACACTCCGGGAAGTTGCGAGCGGACGAAAAGCGCAGACGTTGAAGGTCTCGTCAGGCCCGACGCAATTCGGCGTATCCCCTGGCTCTTCGGCGACCCTTGCCTTCAGCAGCGACGGCGCGTGGCTGGCGATTCGCGACGAAGCCTCGATGAAAATCTGGGATGTCGCCGCCGGGCGCGAGCTGAAGAGCTTTGCCGCTCCAAAAATGTTAGCCAACCAGTCTGATTCCTCAATGATCATGTTCGCCGGCAAGTTTCTCTTCAGTCCCGACCGCCACTCGCTTTCGGTAGTCAGCGAGAGCAACAAGATCAATCTTGTCGATGCTTCTTCCGGTGCTACGTTGCATACGCTTGCCGGGCACAGCGGCACGATCATCAGCGTCGGGTTCAGCGCCGACAGCAAGCTCATCGCTTCTTCGGGCACCGACAATCAGATCAAGCTCTGGGACGCGGCGACCGGCCGCGAAGTAAGAACGCTGAGCGGCTCGGCCATGCCGGTCAGCGATCTCGCCTTCTCTCCTGATGGGAAGTCGCTTTCTCTTGCAGGGCACCAGGCAGTCAGCTCCTGGGAATTGACTACAGGCGGAGTGCGGCGCGCCGTCGCTCTGCCCGATGATTACGCTCGGCACAGACAGACTGGTATGCAGGAACGAGGCTGCTTGTTGAGCCGCGATGGGAAATTCGTGATTGCCGGCAGCAGCAGCCAGCCGCTCGCAAAAGTCTGGGAGGTGGCAACAGGCCGCGAGTTGCCAAACGTGTCATTGACTCAAGGCAAACAATTGGGAAATGCCGCCTTCAATAGAGACGGGAGCGTTGTAGCTCTCGTCGAGAGAGATATTCAGAAGCCCGGAGCACCGGGTCCTCAAGCTTCGCAGCAATCATCCCCGCAAGCGCCGGTCAATATGCCTGCTCAGCCCATCGTAATGCCTGATATGAGCAAGATCATGGAGCAGATGCAGAAGGACCCGAAGAAAATGCAGGAGATGATGAAGAAGGCCGAAGAGGCCATGAAGAAAGGCGATATGAGCGCCAGCATGTCGGTGTTGGACTCACTGGGAGTGACCGCGCCGATAACAAAAGCTGCCAATAAGAGCTCGACCAATCTTCGCCTTCTCGATGTGGCAACAGGCCGGCAACTGCAAGCGATTCCTCTTGCTCGGTCGGGCTTATTAAACCAGATGATGGGCGGGTTTGAGGCCATTTCGGGTTCGATATTGTCCTTCAGTCCGGACGGACGCATCGTTGCTTCAGCGTCGGGATTCGACTCGCCGATCACGCTCCGCGAGGTGAGCACCGGGCAGGAGCTGCGCACTCTCAAGTCAACGTTCTCGATGATGGTTTTCAGCCTCGCGTGGAGCGCCGACGGCCGGAGACTCGCTTCGGCGCACTCGGGCTCCAAACGGAATCTTGCCGCCGCCAATGCCGCGGACACATTTTCCTTTGACGACCTGACGTTCTCGATCAAAGTATGGGACACGCAAACAGGAAGCGAGCTGAACTCGCTTGCAGGGCACAACAATTTCGTCAACGGTCTCGCGTTCAGCCCTGACGGCCGTATGCTCGCCTCCGGAGGTTTCGACAGCACTATCAAGCTGTGGGACCTGTCCTCGGGCCGCGAGCTTCGCACGCTCGCGGGGCACGGCGGCTCGATCGTGGCGGTCGACTTCAGCAGCGATGGCCGCTTTGTGGTTTCAGGGAGCGACGACGGCAGCGCGCGATTGTGGAACACGCAAACGGGAGCGCTTGTCGCCACGATGGTCAGCTTGAACAAAGGCGATGACTGGTTAGTCGTAACACCCGATGGATTGTTCGATGGCTCACCCGGCGGCTGGAATCAGATCCTCTGGCGGTTCTCACCTAACACGTTCGACGTTTCACCTGTCGAGATTTTCTTCACCGAGTATTACTACCCGGGGCTGCTGCCGGACATTCTGGCCGGCAAGAAGATCGCGGCCGCCGCGGACATCTCGCAAAAGGATCGCCGCCAACCAAAGTTGAGTCTCGCGCTCGCCGATCCGCAAAACGCCGCGAGTGTTTCGACGCGGACTCTGAAGATAAAGATCGATGTCGGCGAAGCTCCAGCGGGCGCGCGGGATGTGCGTCTCTTCCGCAACGGCTCGCTGGTCAAGCTCTGGCGCGGCGACGTGCTCAAGGGCCAGCCGAATGCTACCCTCGAGACAACCATCAGCGTCGTTGCCGGACCGAATCAGCTAACGGCATATGCCTTCAACCGAGACAACGTGAAAAGCCCGGACGCGGCGCTTGCCGTCAACGGAGCCGACTCGCTGAGGCGCGCGTCGACGCTTCACGTTCTTGCCGTGGGTGTTAATCAATACGCGAACTCCGACTACAACCTCAAGTACGCGGCGGCCGACGCGCGCGCATTCACCGAAGAGGTCGAACGCCAGCAACGGAAGCTTGGCGGCTATGGACAGATTGAAGTCACAACGTTGCTCGATCGCGACGCGACGAAAGCGAACCTGTTGTACGCACTGAAACGTCTTGCGGGCTCGCCGGATGCGAAACCGCCGTCGGGCGCTCCGGCAGCCCTTGAAAAAATCAAAGCCGCGGAGCCGGAAGACGCGGTGGTTGTTTTCTATGCCGGGCATGGCACCGCGCAGGAGCAACGCTTCTACTTGATCCCTCACGATCTCGGATACGCGGGCGCGCGCACCGAGATCGACGAAGCGGGGTTGAAGACGATCCTCTCGCACAGCGTTTCGGATCTCGAGCTCGAGCAGGCTTGCGAAGGCATCGACGCCGGGAACCTGCTGATGGTGATTGACGCGTGCAACAGCGGGCAGGCGCTTGAAGCCGAAGAGAAACGTCGCGGGCCAATGAATTCGAAGGGGCTGGCGCAGCTTGCTTATGAAAAGGGTATGTACATTCTGACAGCGGCGCAGAGCTATCAGGCGGCGATGGAAGCCGAGCAACTTGGGCACGGATATTTGACTTACGCGCTGGTTGAAGAAGGACTGAAGTCCGCGGCCGCCGACGGTGAGCCCAAAGACGGCCAGGTGATGCTGCGCGAATGGCTCGATTATGCGACCGATCGGGTGCCTCGAATGCAAGAGGCGAAGATGAAGGAAGGGCGAGGGCTCAAACACAAGGTCGCTTTTGTGGAAGGCGAGGAAAAGGTGGAGGACGTGGACAAACGAAGCGTGCAACGTCCACGGGTCTTCTATCGCCGCGAGCGGGAAACTCAGCAGATGATCGTCGCCAAGCCGTAG
- a CDS encoding glycosyltransferase: MIRNQSIICFAGEDWWYHHQHSKNHIMRRLARAGNRVVFVNSISMGLPSLGSPDLFSKIKRKLRSYAKPVRVTEEGLIVVSPPLLPFYSNRLARTINRWLLVAQIKLLMIAFDMRDPILWIAIPTAREVVGRIGEQALIYQVSDKYDANQMDHATSSGVIAEMHGDLLARADLVYYSGRKLFEEERARFPEIAKKARLLEQAADYDHFASATARDWTEPGDIADVPRPRLGYFGAIDPWLIDQELIRYVSRKRPDWHWVLIGLRASPLDIESLTNVHYLGSRPYSSMPCYAAAFDVCVLAWVTDNEFVNYGSPIKVREYLATGKPVVITPIYEYESLDGILRVSRGYDDFIAKVEDALTNDSELKRDARQQAVKESTWDARAEEVSEAIAALLEPKT; the protein is encoded by the coding sequence ATGATTCGAAACCAATCGATAATCTGCTTCGCCGGCGAAGACTGGTGGTATCACCATCAGCACTCCAAGAATCACATCATGCGTAGACTGGCGCGCGCCGGGAATCGCGTCGTCTTTGTGAATTCGATTTCCATGGGATTGCCTTCGCTTGGGAGTCCCGACTTGTTCAGCAAGATCAAACGAAAGCTGCGCAGCTACGCCAAACCGGTGCGAGTCACCGAAGAAGGCCTGATCGTCGTCTCGCCTCCGCTGCTTCCATTCTATTCGAATCGCTTGGCGCGAACGATCAATCGATGGTTGCTGGTAGCCCAGATCAAGCTGCTGATGATCGCATTCGATATGCGCGACCCGATTCTTTGGATAGCAATTCCGACTGCTCGCGAAGTTGTTGGCCGAATCGGCGAGCAGGCGTTGATCTATCAAGTCTCGGACAAGTACGACGCAAATCAAATGGACCACGCGACCTCTTCCGGCGTGATCGCCGAGATGCACGGCGATCTGCTGGCCCGGGCCGATCTCGTTTACTACTCGGGCCGGAAGCTGTTCGAAGAAGAACGCGCGCGGTTTCCTGAGATTGCCAAAAAAGCCAGGCTGCTCGAGCAGGCAGCCGACTACGATCACTTCGCATCGGCGACGGCTCGAGATTGGACCGAGCCCGGCGACATAGCTGACGTGCCTCGCCCTCGCCTTGGTTATTTTGGCGCGATTGATCCGTGGCTGATAGATCAGGAGCTCATCCGCTACGTCAGCCGCAAGCGCCCGGATTGGCACTGGGTGCTGATTGGCTTGCGGGCTTCGCCGCTCGACATCGAGTCACTCACAAACGTTCACTACCTGGGCTCGAGGCCGTATTCATCAATGCCTTGCTATGCCGCGGCTTTCGACGTGTGCGTGCTGGCGTGGGTTACGGACAATGAGTTCGTGAACTACGGCAGCCCGATCAAGGTGCGCGAGTACCTGGCGACCGGTAAGCCGGTGGTGATCACCCCGATTTACGAATACGAATCGTTGGATGGTATACTGCGCGTTTCTCGCGGCTACGATGACTTCATCGCGAAGGTTGAAGACGCGCTTACCAACGATTCGGAATTGAAGCGCGATGCCCGTCAACAAGCAGTGAAAGAGTCAACCTGGGACGCTCGAGCAGAGGAAGTGAGCGAGGCTATCGCCGCGCTGTTGGAACCGAAGACATAA
- a CDS encoding VOC family protein: MNLNQVTVPSTDVARSVQFYKQLGLIQIVASLPSYARFVCPDGDATFSIHVVDAVAPGEKPVVYFECENLDEKVAELKQRGIRFESEPTDQHWHWREAYLRDPDGNLICLYYAGENRLNPPWRLRQEP; this comes from the coding sequence ATGAATCTCAATCAGGTCACCGTCCCATCAACCGACGTAGCTAGATCAGTCCAGTTCTATAAGCAGCTCGGGCTGATTCAGATCGTCGCCAGCTTGCCCAGCTACGCTCGCTTCGTTTGTCCCGATGGCGACGCGACCTTTTCAATTCATGTCGTGGATGCAGTCGCACCGGGAGAAAAGCCAGTCGTTTACTTTGAATGCGAGAACCTCGATGAGAAAGTCGCCGAGCTTAAGCAAAGAGGTATCCGGTTCGAGTCCGAACCAACAGACCAACACTGGCACTGGCGTGAGGCTTATCTGCGAGATCCCGATGGCAACCTGATTTGCCTTTACTATGCCGGAGAGAACAGGCTGAATCCGCCGTGGCGGCTCAGGCAGGAGCCTTAG
- a CDS encoding type II toxin-antitoxin system HicB family antitoxin, whose amino-acid sequence MNRDSKYEVIIYWSEEDSAFIAEAPELAGCAADGATYSVALANIQIIIDEWIETAKELGRPIPEPKGRLMYA is encoded by the coding sequence ATGAATAGGGATTCCAAATACGAGGTCATCATCTACTGGAGCGAAGAAGATAGTGCTTTCATCGCAGAGGCCCCTGAGTTAGCGGGCTGTGCGGCAGACGGCGCAACGTACAGCGTGGCTCTCGCGAACATTCAAATCATCATCGATGAGTGGATCGAAACCGCAAAGGAACTCGGCCGGCCGATTCCTGAGCCCAAGGGCCGGCTCATGTACGCGTAA
- a CDS encoding sigma-70 family RNA polymerase sigma factor, with protein sequence MATLMEQLAIMSERQTEAETIEACKQGDRDAFHDLFEAHKDRVYTIAFHYSGDEAMARDVCQQVFLKLFTSINQFREDSQFTTWLYRIVANACADEHRKRKRFVPFSPEIEARNMVAKGSQEEAYNKRQVAESVRGAIAELTPKLRLPILLKYVEGLSYDEIAESLGLSIGTVSSRLNRGHKMLARKLDHLRGELAAGE encoded by the coding sequence ATGGCTACACTTATGGAGCAGCTCGCAATAATGAGCGAACGCCAAACAGAGGCTGAAACAATCGAGGCTTGCAAACAGGGTGACCGGGATGCCTTTCACGACCTGTTTGAAGCACACAAAGATCGGGTGTACACGATCGCGTTTCATTACAGCGGCGACGAGGCAATGGCGCGCGATGTGTGCCAGCAGGTCTTTCTGAAGCTCTTCACGAGCATCAACCAGTTTCGCGAGGACTCACAGTTCACGACCTGGCTCTATCGCATAGTAGCTAACGCGTGCGCCGACGAGCACCGGAAGCGAAAACGGTTCGTGCCGTTCAGCCCCGAGATCGAGGCGAGGAATATGGTGGCGAAGGGATCTCAAGAGGAAGCCTATAACAAGAGACAGGTGGCCGAGTCGGTTCGCGGCGCGATCGCCGAGCTGACACCGAAGCTGCGATTGCCGATCTTGCTCAAATATGTAGAGGGGCTGTCGTACGACGAGATAGCGGAATCGCTCGGGCTCTCCATAGGCACGGTATCCTCGCGGCTTAATCGGGGACACAAGATGCTGGCGCGCAAGCTGGATCATCTGCGCGGCGAGTTGGCAGCAGGGGAATGA
- a CDS encoding zf-HC2 domain-containing protein → MFTKHVIKKLSAYCNGELPAQEARGVREHLLACERCRNQHGEIKLGMQLAQQLPPATAPAGMWSEIEALLDERSPRPDFQPKAPRLAFGFSWFRVAAATAVLLVAVTIGLMWFNYAPGVKWPVESSGSVRIDGNHISDKGSIAAGETLETDNSSRARITIGVIGEVELDPNSRIRLVQTRLTEHRLALDRGRMSAKITAPPRFFFVDTPSAVAIDLGCAYTFEVDDAGRSFLHVTSGWVELVGNGRESYVPIGAMCEARLGFGPGTPYFDDASEDFVRALEKFDFEGGSHSEFSTVLKESRERDTFTLWHLLSRVEGDRRVQVLNRMIELVGLPNGVTREGTLQLDPKTLEAWKDEMDTVWF, encoded by the coding sequence ATGTTTACAAAGCATGTGATCAAAAAACTATCGGCATACTGCAACGGCGAGTTGCCGGCTCAGGAGGCGCGCGGCGTGCGCGAACACCTGCTGGCGTGTGAGCGATGCCGCAACCAGCACGGCGAAATAAAGCTCGGTATGCAGTTGGCGCAGCAGCTCCCGCCGGCAACGGCTCCGGCCGGGATGTGGAGCGAGATCGAGGCGTTGTTGGATGAGCGTTCGCCTCGGCCGGACTTCCAACCGAAGGCTCCGAGGCTTGCCTTCGGCTTCAGTTGGTTTCGCGTTGCCGCTGCCACCGCCGTGCTCCTGGTCGCGGTGACGATTGGATTGATGTGGTTCAATTACGCTCCGGGAGTTAAGTGGCCTGTTGAAAGTTCCGGGTCGGTACGAATCGATGGCAACCACATCAGTGACAAGGGGAGCATTGCCGCCGGCGAAACGCTCGAGACCGACAATTCATCGCGAGCACGGATCACGATAGGCGTGATCGGAGAGGTTGAACTGGATCCGAACTCGCGCATACGACTGGTGCAGACTCGACTCACGGAACATCGTCTCGCGCTCGATCGTGGCCGAATGAGCGCGAAGATCACAGCGCCGCCACGGTTCTTCTTCGTCGACACGCCCTCAGCGGTGGCGATCGACCTCGGCTGCGCGTACACGTTCGAGGTGGACGATGCGGGTCGAAGCTTCTTGCACGTCACTTCAGGTTGGGTCGAGCTGGTTGGCAATGGACGTGAGTCGTACGTCCCGATCGGCGCGATGTGTGAGGCGCGGCTTGGATTCGGGCCGGGGACGCCCTACTTCGACGATGCTTCTGAAGATTTCGTGCGCGCGCTCGAGAAGTTCGATTTCGAAGGCGGCAGCCATTCAGAGTTCAGCACAGTGTTGAAAGAGTCTCGCGAGCGCGACACGTTCACGTTGTGGCATCTGTTATCGCGGGTCGAGGGTGACCGGCGAGTTCAGGTGTTAAACCGGATGATCGAGCTGGTCGGTTTGCCGAACGGCGTGACGCGAGAAGGAACGCTGCAGCTCGATCCGAAGACGCTCGAAGCCTGGAAGGATGAGATGGACACGGTGTGGTTCTAG
- a CDS encoding FRG domain-containing protein produces the protein MDDIRISNWHELNERLYEGSWEEPLARFRSNLAFRGLGNSAYDLKTGLIRLGGAAEKLEGHLLRNYRKYARRDSVPDDSMWNWIALAQHHGLPTRLIDWTFSPFVAMHFATVWLQDYDVDGVIWCVDFVKTNGLLPEKLKTLLQEEGSNAFTVDMLNRVAGTLAEYDRLSPDNEFVVFFEPPSLDDRIVNQFALFSMMSSPTARLDRWLEEHPELCRRVIIPAELKWEVRDKLDQANITERVLMPGLDGLSSWLKRYYTPKPR, from the coding sequence GTGGACGATATCCGCATATCAAACTGGCACGAGTTGAACGAGCGGCTCTACGAGGGATCGTGGGAAGAACCCCTCGCGCGCTTTCGGTCCAACCTGGCGTTTCGCGGCCTGGGCAATTCAGCTTATGACCTGAAGACCGGTCTGATAAGACTGGGCGGGGCGGCGGAGAAGCTCGAAGGGCACCTGCTGCGCAACTATCGCAAGTACGCGCGGCGTGATTCAGTGCCCGACGATTCGATGTGGAACTGGATCGCTCTCGCTCAGCATCACGGCTTGCCCACACGGTTGATCGATTGGACCTTCTCTCCGTTCGTTGCCATGCATTTCGCAACCGTCTGGCTTCAGGACTACGACGTCGACGGAGTCATCTGGTGCGTGGACTTCGTGAAGACCAACGGGCTGCTGCCGGAGAAACTCAAGACGTTGTTGCAAGAGGAAGGCTCGAACGCTTTCACCGTTGACATGCTGAATCGAGTAGCGGGCACCCTTGCCGAATACGATCGTCTGTCGCCGGACAATGAATTCGTGGTCTTCTTCGAACCGCCGTCGCTGGACGACCGAATAGTGAATCAGTTCGCGTTGTTCTCGATGATGTCCAGCCCGACGGCGCGGCTCGATCGCTGGCTTGAAGAGCACCCCGAGTTGTGCAGGCGGGTGATCATCCCCGCCGAGTTGAAATGGGAAGTGCGCGACAAGCTTGACCAGGCCAACATTACCGAGCGGGTGCTGATGCCGGGACTCGATGGTTTGAGCAGTTGGCTGAAGAGATATTACACGCCCAAGCCCAGATGA
- a CDS encoding integrin alpha: MSKQGTRAYKGYKGLILGLILSLVLPLISIRATAQGGAIELAVDTANFNQDGLLVLFGGLRLQGDIGLPVAAGDINGDGRGDVIVCGMYGSTGTRDNDGVVSFYLSDGRDSGFVDAAQNPPNIFKLTGQRSGDLLGTSVSANGDVNGDGIRDVAIGAALQDGPGGGIADNRGAAYVVLGSRTFSLNADLNTLDGNPVPGVIAIYGPQPGGRMGIWIDEGDLDGDGIADIIIGSDQINVAGNQHAGGAYIVFGSLSLPQVIDLASPPAGVRTARIVGAGQEDHWGAALQVGDINNDGIGDVIIGGSINRDSGFYVTPSDQDNGHAGKAASFGGQRPGCGEAYVIYGQQNWPPNTLLSNPPANATHVVGANAFDFLGSQLHSGDVNGDGRTDLIIGALRASAPDNKGQTGAVYVIYGAANLPGAFIDLANPDASGLRISSIYGEHVLDCAGDSVRTYDINKDGLSDLFIGSPERTFIVNGEEREDAGVTEVIYGQRDFLPPVIKFYDPPAGVRIFRLAGAQTEDEFSYRLTGADVDGDGYIDYIANAMHGDGFGNGVFNGGNVYIFSGKKLSAKLGMLAPEQAPTPVLTSAVLFRGGLINGTQVQQAPAGEENLVVVVNGTGFKSDLQVFINDTLVVSGPTIDPPPGATTRAVFLDSNPTIRFRAGPLAVRVRNSSPSPSDLSNEIVAGTLVGPQITNVKVKKKASGALILKIFGANFPVAGTVSVTANGSPVPLDFASFEAADFISAKIGPQSAPAAGTTMRIRVVTSQGIQSNELTATAK; the protein is encoded by the coding sequence ATGAGTAAACAGGGTACAAGGGCGTACAAGGGTTACAAGGGTTTAATCCTCGGACTCATTCTTTCGTTGGTATTGCCACTTATCTCGATTCGAGCTACCGCTCAAGGCGGCGCGATTGAACTGGCGGTTGACACTGCAAACTTCAATCAAGACGGCTTGCTTGTGCTGTTCGGCGGGTTGCGGTTGCAGGGCGACATCGGGTTGCCTGTTGCCGCCGGAGACATCAACGGGGATGGGCGCGGTGACGTGATCGTCTGCGGGATGTACGGCAGCACTGGAACCCGCGACAACGATGGCGTAGTCAGTTTTTATTTGAGCGATGGACGCGACAGTGGCTTCGTCGACGCTGCTCAAAACCCACCAAACATCTTCAAGCTGACCGGGCAGCGTTCGGGTGATCTGCTGGGAACTTCCGTGTCCGCTAACGGCGACGTAAACGGAGACGGAATACGCGATGTGGCGATCGGAGCCGCCTTGCAGGACGGACCCGGCGGCGGAATCGCGGATAACCGGGGCGCGGCTTATGTAGTTCTGGGCTCGCGGACCTTCAGCCTTAACGCGGATCTCAACACGCTGGACGGCAACCCGGTACCCGGCGTCATTGCGATCTACGGCCCGCAGCCGGGCGGGCGAATGGGAATATGGATCGACGAAGGCGATCTCGACGGCGACGGGATAGCTGACATCATCATCGGGTCGGACCAGATCAATGTGGCTGGGAACCAGCATGCCGGCGGCGCTTATATTGTGTTCGGCTCGTTGTCTCTGCCGCAGGTAATCGACCTGGCAAGCCCTCCGGCCGGAGTCCGGACCGCTCGCATAGTTGGCGCGGGCCAGGAAGATCACTGGGGCGCAGCGCTGCAAGTCGGCGATATCAATAACGACGGGATCGGCGACGTCATTATCGGAGGCTCAATCAACCGCGACTCGGGTTTCTACGTCACGCCAAGCGACCAAGACAATGGTCACGCCGGGAAAGCTGCGAGTTTCGGCGGGCAACGACCTGGGTGCGGCGAAGCCTACGTGATCTACGGACAGCAAAACTGGCCGCCGAACACACTTCTCAGTAACCCGCCTGCCAACGCAACCCACGTAGTCGGGGCTAACGCGTTCGACTTCCTTGGCTCGCAGCTCCACAGCGGCGACGTGAACGGAGATGGCCGCACTGATTTGATAATCGGCGCGCTGCGGGCTTCGGCTCCCGACAATAAAGGCCAGACAGGCGCGGTCTACGTCATCTACGGCGCGGCGAACTTGCCCGGAGCGTTTATCGATCTCGCCAATCCCGACGCATCAGGGCTAAGAATCTCGTCGATCTATGGCGAACATGTATTGGATTGCGCCGGGGACTCGGTTCGGACCTACGACATAAACAAGGACGGTCTCTCGGATCTGTTTATCGGCAGCCCCGAGCGGACATTCATAGTGAATGGCGAGGAGCGCGAGGACGCCGGGGTCACTGAAGTGATCTACGGCCAGCGTGATTTCCTTCCGCCGGTCATTAAGTTCTACGATCCGCCGGCTGGTGTGCGCATTTTCAGACTTGCCGGCGCGCAAACCGAAGATGAGTTTTCTTACCGGTTGACGGGAGCGGACGTCGACGGCGACGGATACATTGACTACATTGCAAACGCTATGCATGGCGACGGCTTCGGCAACGGAGTCTTTAACGGAGGAAACGTCTACATCTTCAGCGGCAAGAAACTGTCGGCCAAGCTTGGCATGCTTGCGCCCGAGCAGGCGCCGACTCCGGTCCTCACTTCGGCGGTGCTGTTTAGAGGCGGACTTATTAACGGCACACAGGTGCAACAGGCCCCTGCAGGAGAAGAAAATCTTGTGGTAGTGGTCAATGGCACAGGCTTCAAGTCTGATCTTCAAGTTTTCATCAATGACACTCTCGTAGTATCTGGTCCGACAATCGATCCTCCGCCCGGCGCCACTACAAGGGCTGTTTTCCTGGACAGCAATCCAACAATTAGGTTCAGAGCCGGGCCGCTGGCCGTGCGCGTGCGCAACAGCAGCCCCTCGCCCTCGGACCTTTCCAATGAGATCGTCGCGGGCACGCTGGTCGGGCCTCAGATTACAAACGTCAAGGTAAAGAAGAAAGCGTCAGGCGCATTGATACTGAAGATCTTCGGCGCAAACTTCCCGGTTGCGGGAACGGTCTCCGTAACGGCGAACGGTTCTCCGGTGCCGTTGGACTTTGCGAGCTTCGAGGCGGCCGATTTCATCTCAGCCAAGATTGGGCCTCAATCGGCGCCGGCTGCCGGCACTACCATGCGGATACGCGTTGTAACTTCGCAGGGTATTCAATCGAACGAGCTGACCGCAACGGCCAAGTGA